The proteins below are encoded in one region of Silene latifolia isolate original U9 population chromosome 2, ASM4854445v1, whole genome shotgun sequence:
- the LOC141641100 gene encoding uncharacterized protein LOC141641100 produces MQLALELGVRNLQISSDSLLIVNHVNDEFIARDSKMIVYLKVAKELKQKLKDCKLKQIPKDQNVEADALETLGATFKPTELSSIPIAHMLKPSIQKLEEMDIGELEGQQDEPAVQTTTEGQSAAQLDDQPADQTLNQPATQADDWDWRTPYLDWLRHNKLPDDKKEIRGFKMKASIFILIDDVLFIKSVASPYLRCLDKQEAQTVLHALHSGECGNQAGGRTLSTKGLGQGYFWPTMRADSAEYARKCDACQRAAPMIDQPAEPLHPIISPWPFMTWGMDIVGHLPRATGNRIWMLAMIDYFSKWIEAEAFTEIKDKQASLDVSL; encoded by the exons ATGCAGCTGGCTCTGGAGTTGGGAGTCAGGAACCTGCAgatatccagtgactctttgctaatagtTAACCATGTGAACGATGAATTTATAGCCAGGGACTCAAAGATGATTGTCTACTTAAAAGTGGCAAAGGAGCTGAAGCAAAAATTAAAAGATTGCAAGCTCAAACAGATTCCCAAAGATCAAAATGTGGAGGCAGATGCCCTAGAAACCCTGGGGGCAACCTTTAAGCCGACAGAACTATCCAGCATCCCCATTGCGCACATGCTGAAACCTTCCATCCAAAAATTAGAAGAGATGGACATAGGAGAATTGGAGGGCCAACAAGATGAGCCGGCAGTTCAGACAACTACAGAAGGCCAGTCGGCTGCCCAGCTGGATGACCAGCCAGCTGACCAGACACTTAATCAACCAGCTACCCAGGCAGATGACTGGGATTGGCGGACACCTTACTTAGATTGGCTACGGCACAAcaagctgccagatgacaagaaggagatAAGAGGTTTCAAAATGAAAGCTTCCATATTCATATTAATTGATGATGTGCTTTTCATAAAATCAGTGGCAAGTCCCTATCTACGGTGCCTGGATAagcaagaagcacagactgtgttgcatgccctccacagtggcgaatgcgGAAACCAAGCAGGGGGCAGGACTCTGTCAACCAAAGGCCTCGGACAAGGCTACTTTTGGCCCACAATGAGGGCAGATTCAGCAGAATACGCCCGCAAGTGTGATGCCTGCCAGCGCGCAGCACCAATGATCgatcagccagcagagcccctaCACCCCATCAtttctccttggccattcatgacatggggaatggaTATAGTGGGTCATCTGCCtagagccacaggaaacagaatatGGATGCTAGCGATGATAGATtatttctccaagtggatagaagctgaagcGTTCACAGAAATAaaagacaaacag gcttctctagatGTATCACTCTGA